The genomic interval GCGAACACCTGCTTTTTGGACGCCATGGCCAATGTGGTTGAGCACACGCTGTTCAACGCAGAGCCGCTTTGCGACGTCTGGCCGACGGGCAAATCGGAACACCCAAGCGCGGTTCACAACCACGACCCAGTGGTCCCATCCTTCGTCGTGAACTTCCAGCCGATCCACAGCGAGACCCGGGAGGTGAGAACGCACAACGTCCAGCCAGTCGTCGGGTACGCCAACCGTCAAGCCTGACACCACCTTGCCGCAGTCAAGCCGCAATCTGCGTCCATCTCTGAACAGCCTTTCTCAATACCGGTCTTTAGGGTGTTCATGTGGATCTCTCCGCCGAGCCCAGCGTTCTGCAGAGCGAGAGCAAACGGGCATGGACCAGGAGACGCGATCGCGACCTCCCACGCTCTCCCTTTCGCCGAGATGACGGGCCTTCCCAGGTAAGAAATCGAAGAACTTGCTCGAAAGCAGGTGCATTGACACAAATCGATGCGCCCGCAACCTTCCCCTGGCTCCACGGGGTTCTCCTATGCTATGGCAGCACCAAAGCGGTGTCGGGAGGAACATGGCCAAGGTGCCGCGCCATGGTGGGGAGCGCTTTATCCCCGCCCCGTCGACCCCCTCATCACGACGGTGGACGGCACAACGAGGACCTCCGCAGCTACCGCTTCCCCCCGCAGGCGGGCGGTGATGATCCGCCCTGCCGCTTCGCCCATCTCCTCCACGGGCTGACGGACGCAGGTCAAGGGCGGATCGACGAGATCGGCCCAGTCCGGCTGGTCGAAGGTGGCAATGCCCATGGCATCCGGCACCTTGTGGCCGAGCGCCCGGAGCGGCCGATAGCATTCCATCAGCACGAGGCCATTCGCGGTGTACACGGCGGTGCGCTCCTTGCGCGCACAGGCGTCCACACGGGCGAGCGCTTCGCGGAAGGAAGCCGGATCGCCGCGCCGCACGCGCATCACCACGGGCTCCCGGAGCGCCACGCGGCATGCGTCCAGATACCCTTCCAGGCGATCCGTCCGCGTGGGGATCCCGCGCTCGTCCTCCGTCAGATAGACCACGCAGTCGTAGCCGAGGTCGAACAGCTGCCACGCGATCTCGCGCGAAGCGTCGCGGTTGTTGGTGCCGATGGCGTACGCGTTCCGCAGGGCGAAGGCGCGATCGACCAACACCACCGGCATCTCGCGCGCCAAATCCTCCAGGTAGTCGTTGTTGGCTCCACTCGTCTGCAGCGCGATGGCCTCCACGCGGTTGGCAACAAACGACTCGATGAGCTGTCGCTCCCGTTTTGCGTCGCCCTCGGACTCGGCCACCATGAGGTGGTACCCGGCAGCGCTGAGCGTCCGCGAGAACGCGCGGAGAAAGCCGACGCAAAACGGATAGCTCATGTTGACCACAATCGCGCCCACGGTCTCCGTCCGCTGCGCCTTCAGCCCCTTGGCGAGCGCGTTGGGCCGATAGCCGAGTTCCGCGATGACCGCGGCAATCTTCTCTCGCGTATTCTCGCTCATGGACTCGTAGCGCCCGTTCAAGTACCGCGACACCGTGGTGACCGACACCCCGGCCGCTCGCGCGACGTCCTGGATGGTGGCCCGCTTTGGCACGCTGTGCCTCCTCTCCCATGCAAAAGGCGGTGGCGCGCCGCCACCGCCGTCCTGGCCTGCGATCACGCCCGCTCGACCGCGTGACCTCCGAACTCGTTGCGAAGCGCCGCCTGCACCTTGCCGCTGAACGAGTCGTCCTGCATCGAACGATACCGCATCATGACCGAGGTGGCGATGACCGGCACGGCCGCCTGAACCTCGAGCGCCTCCTGCACCGTCCACTGCCCCTCGCCCGAGGCGTGCACGACGCCTTTGATCTTCTCCAGCCGCGGATCCTCGCGGAAGGATTTTTCCGCCAGTTCCATGAGCCAGCCGCGAATGACCGATCCGTTCGACCAGCAGCGCGCGATCTCGGCGAAATCGTAGTCGAACGGCCCCTTCTCCAGCACCTCGAACCCTTCGCCGATGGCCGCCATCATGCCGTACTCAATGCCATTGTGCACCATCTTCGCGAAGTGGCCGCTACCGGCGCGCCCCGTGTACACGTAGCCCTTCGGAACGGCGGTGTCCCGGAACAGCGGCTCGATGGTCTTGAAGACCTCCGGGTCTCCCCCAATCATGTAGCAGGCGCCGTGGCGCGCACCTTCCATGCCGCCCGAGGTGCCGACGTCGAAGAAGTGAATGCCGAGCTTCTTCAGGTCCTCGGCGTGGCGAATGCTGTCCTTGTAGTGGGAGTTCCCGCCCTCGATGATGATGTCGCCCGACTGCAGAAGCGGCTTCAACTGATCGATGAGGTTGTCCACCGGCTTGCCGTGCGGGACCATGAGCCAGACAATCCGCGGCGGTGTGAGTTTCGACACGAGGTCGGAAACAGAAGTGGCCGGCGTCGCGCCCTCATTGGCGACAGCGTCGACCGCCGGCTTGTGCAAATCGTACGCCACCACCTGGTGCCCGTGGTCCATCATGTTGAGCGCCAGATTGTAGCCCATCTTTCCAAGACCAATGAGGCCGACCTGCATCAAAGAACACCCTTTCCTGCTCCACACGTGATTTCTGTTTCTGTCGCCCCAACTCAGTGTTCCGGCTGAGCCGGCCATGTATGCGAGCCAGGGGCCCTACGGAGATGGTGTTCTCAAGTGCGCGGCCTAGAACCGAATGGCCGTCTCCAGCGCGATCTCGACCATCTCTCTAAAGGATCGCTCTCGCTCTTCCGCGGACGTCTCCTCTCCCGTGAGGACGTGATCGCTCACCGTCAGAATCGACAAGGCCCGCGCGCCAAACTGGGCGGCCAGGGTGAACAGTTCTGCGCTCTCCATCTCCACCGCTAGCATACCGAATTTCGCCCAGCGCTCCAAATCCGCCGTCCCGTCGGCGTAAAATAGATCTGTTGTCATGACGGATCCGACGTGAATGGATGTTCCTTTCTCCCGGGCGATCTCGTGCGCGGTCCGCAGCAGATCGAAGTTCGCCGTGGGCGCATACTGCACGTGGCCAAACCGAAGCCGATTGGGCGCACTCGTGGTGGAGGCGCTCATCGCGAGGATCACGTCGCGGACGCGGACCTCGGGGCGGATGGCGCCGCAGGTACCGACGCGGATGAGCGTCTTCACGCCATAGTCCGCGAGGAGCTCGTGGACGTAGATGCTGATGGACGGCACGCCCATGCCCGTGCCCTGCACCGAGACGGGCACGCCCTTGTAGCGGCCCGTGTAGCCGAACATGCCACGCACCTCGTTGTAGCAGACGCTACCCTCGAGGAAGGTGTTCGCGATATACTTGGCCCGAAGCGGATCGCCAGGAAGCAGGATGCGCTCGGCGATCTCGCCCGGCTTCGCGCCGATGTGCGTGCTCATGGAACATCCTCCCTTTCTTCTGATGCGATCATATCACGCGGGCCATCCGGGCGCATGCTGGATTGGCGTCGCGCAAAATTCGAACGTGGAGAGGAATCAGGACGATGCAGACGGCTGAAGAGATCATTCGCTATATTTCGGAAAGCAAGAAGAAGACGCCTGTGAAGGTGTATCTGCGCGGCAAGCTGGACCAAATCGCGTTCCCCGAGGGCCTGCGGCCGTTCGTCGGGCCCACGTCGGGCGTGGTGTTTGGCGAGTGGAGCGACATTCAAACGTTCCTGCAGGCGAACCGGGAACTCATCGAGGACTATGAAGTCGAGGCGGATCGCCGCAACAGCGCGATTCCGCTCTTGGATCTGAAGGACATCCCGGCGCGCATCGAGCCGGGCGCCATCATTCGCGACAAGGTGAAAATCGGCGAAAACGCCGTGATCATGATGGGCGCCATCATCAACATCGGCGCGGAAGTCGGACCCGGCACGATGATCGATATGGGCGCCGTGCTCGGCGGGCGCGCCACGGTGGGCGCCAACTGCCACATCGGCGCGGGCGCCGTGTTGGCAGGCGTCATTGAGCCGCCGTCCGCGAAGCCGGTGGTCATCGAGGACAACGTGCTGGTCGGCGCCAACGCGGTCATCCTCGAGGGCGTGCGCGTCGGCAAGGGCGCGGTCGTGGCCGCGGGCGCGGTGGTCATTGAGGACGTGCCGCCAGGAACCGTGGTGGCGGGCGTGCCCGCCAAGATCATCAAGCGGATCGAGGACGTGGAAGCGAGCAAGATCGAAATCAAGGAAGAGCTGAGGCGCCTGTGATGGAGTGGGATGTGTACGAAGCGCGGCGCGCCCTGCACCAAATTCCAGAGCCCGGATTTCGGGAGTTTGAGACGCAGAAACTGGTGCTCTCGTATCTGCAGGCGCTCCCACAGGAGCACCTGGAGATCCGCACGTGGGAGACGGGCGTGATTGCGCTCGTGAAGGGACACAGTCCGAAGCGACGCGTGGGCTGGCGCGCGGACATGGACGGGCTGCCCGTGGCGGAGGAGACGGGCGTCCCGTATGCGTCGCGCCATCCGGGCATGATGCACGCCTGCGGGCACGACGTGCACATGGCCGTCGCGCTCGGCCTCGCTCAGCACTTCGCCCACAACCCTCCGCCGGACGATCTCGTCCTCGTCTTTCAGCCCGCCGAGGAGGGCCCGGGCGGCGCACAGCCGATGCTCGCGAGCGAGGCGTTTCAGGCCGTGCGGCCTGAGATGATCTTCGCACTGCACGTGCAGCCCGACATGGCTGTAGGCGAGATTGGCATCCGGCCCGGCGTGCTGTTTGCGAACACGTCCGAGCTGTTCATCCATCTCGTCGGCCAAGGAGGGCACGCGGCCTATCCGCACCGGGCCAACGACATGGTGGTGGCGGGTGCACACCTCGTGA from Alicyclobacillus acidocaldarius subsp. acidocaldarius DSM 446 carries:
- a CDS encoding LacI family DNA-binding transcriptional regulator; this encodes MPKRATIQDVARAAGVSVTTVSRYLNGRYESMSENTREKIAAVIAELGYRPNALAKGLKAQRTETVGAIVVNMSYPFCVGFLRAFSRTLSAAGYHLMVAESEGDAKRERQLIESFVANRVEAIALQTSGANNDYLEDLAREMPVVLVDRAFALRNAYAIGTNNRDASREIAWQLFDLGYDCVVYLTEDERGIPTRTDRLEGYLDACRVALREPVVMRVRRGDPASFREALARVDACARKERTAVYTANGLVLMECYRPLRALGHKVPDAMGIATFDQPDWADLVDPPLTCVRQPVEEMGEAAGRIITARLRGEAVAAEVLVVPSTVVMRGSTGRG
- the gnd gene encoding phosphogluconate dehydrogenase (NAD(+)-dependent, decarboxylating) yields the protein MQVGLIGLGKMGYNLALNMMDHGHQVVAYDLHKPAVDAVANEGATPATSVSDLVSKLTPPRIVWLMVPHGKPVDNLIDQLKPLLQSGDIIIEGGNSHYKDSIRHAEDLKKLGIHFFDVGTSGGMEGARHGACYMIGGDPEVFKTIEPLFRDTAVPKGYVYTGRAGSGHFAKMVHNGIEYGMMAAIGEGFEVLEKGPFDYDFAEIARCWSNGSVIRGWLMELAEKSFREDPRLEKIKGVVHASGEGQWTVQEALEVQAAVPVIATSVMMRYRSMQDDSFSGKVQAALRNEFGGHAVERA
- the deoD gene encoding purine-nucleoside phosphorylase, which codes for MSTHIGAKPGEIAERILLPGDPLRAKYIANTFLEGSVCYNEVRGMFGYTGRYKGVPVSVQGTGMGVPSISIYVHELLADYGVKTLIRVGTCGAIRPEVRVRDVILAMSASTTSAPNRLRFGHVQYAPTANFDLLRTAHEIAREKGTSIHVGSVMTTDLFYADGTADLERWAKFGMLAVEMESAELFTLAAQFGARALSILTVSDHVLTGEETSAEERERSFREMVEIALETAIRF
- the dapD gene encoding 2,3,4,5-tetrahydropyridine-2,6-dicarboxylate N-acetyltransferase, with product MQTAEEIIRYISESKKKTPVKVYLRGKLDQIAFPEGLRPFVGPTSGVVFGEWSDIQTFLQANRELIEDYEVEADRRNSAIPLLDLKDIPARIEPGAIIRDKVKIGENAVIMMGAIINIGAEVGPGTMIDMGAVLGGRATVGANCHIGAGAVLAGVIEPPSAKPVVIEDNVLVGANAVILEGVRVGKGAVVAAGAVVIEDVPPGTVVAGVPAKIIKRIEDVEASKIEIKEELRRL
- a CDS encoding N-acetyldiaminopimelate deacetylase, giving the protein MEWDVYEARRALHQIPEPGFREFETQKLVLSYLQALPQEHLEIRTWETGVIALVKGHSPKRRVGWRADMDGLPVAEETGVPYASRHPGMMHACGHDVHMAVALGLAQHFAHNPPPDDLVLVFQPAEEGPGGAQPMLASEAFQAVRPEMIFALHVQPDMAVGEIGIRPGVLFANTSELFIHLVGQGGHAAYPHRANDMVVAGAHLVTALQTIVARNVDPLDSAVITVGRLESGTKMNIIAERARLEGTVRALNAATMPRLKNRIEAVVAGIERMFNCQAEIDYGANYYQVYNDERLTRGFMQFVEEAGLADVHEVPPAMTGEDFGYFLREIPGFLFWLGAATPYGLHHAKMLPDERCIDVALRVLIPYFAERRYEA